The DNA segment ttttaaagtagagaaaaagaagaagcctTAAAGGGATGAAGAAGTAGAAGTTTtaatgagaaaagaagaagttttcaaaggggaaaataaaaggaagtttaaaggaaaggaaggaagattcTAAAAGAAGgtaggaaaaagaaacaaggaaaaaataaaaaagtaggAAGGGtataaaaaatggcaccaACGTCAGACTCCACCGATATATTACCctcacaaaatatatatgatgaATTCAATAAAGATGGAAGGACGTGTAACGGGGGGAGCGGGGTGCAGGGATGTTCAGGATGGGAGAGGGAAGAGGACGTAAGGAGTACTTTAGGGAATAACATATATTTGAAAGCTGCCAAGTTGGCCAATAAAGTTATGAGGAATTGGTGTTATGTACACAATGACATGAAAGCGGATCCTACATTGACTAAGGAACAGCGCTgtaatttcttctatttttggTTAGgtgataaaataaagaatgaaaattttacagGGGGAATCACATTGATGAATGCTATGGTTAATATTTACACACAACTGCATAGATTCAAATGTAAGGAAGATTGCCCCAAAGTATACTATGATATAAGTAGCGTAAACATCTTCAATTGGGCCAAAGATTTATGGGATTTTGAGTacaacaaagaaaaattgaggggaaaggagaaggatcaAGAATGTAGTACATATAAGCAGGGTCAGAATTATCAGGAACTCCTAACTAAAGCTAAAAAGGCATATTCAGACTTATGCAGTAACTGTGGAAGTGTGGGGGGTCAATATTGTGGAAAATTTAGGGTGAAATACGGGGAtagtagtaataataataaatgtaaaaaggatTGGCCACCTACTGGACTGGAACCACTAACATGCCATTctgaaatagaaaaagtaaTACCAAAAttgagttaaaaaaaaaaaaaaaaaaaaacatagacatagacacatatagatgtatatatatatatatttcaccccccccttcccctttccccatCAAAAACATTATACCCATAGGTAgagcaagaagaagaagtgcCCGAGGGAGTGCCTGATTTaacggtaaaaaaaattccatccTTAGAACATATAttggaaataattttcatccttcaaacatatatgtagacaTGCACCCATGTTACATGTATAAagatgtgtgcatatatatatacatgtatacatatatatatataatattctacacattttttttcctcttgtgAATGGAACATGCTTTTATAGGGAGAGAGGGATTTGGGGAAGTTGCCCTCACAGGTACTGTATAAAAAGTTCGAGAATAAAGAAGGGCTGGATAAGTGTAATGGAGGCACGGTGCAGAACTTGAAGCCTCAGCTGGACCAGGAGCTGGGGGGCTATGAAATTGGTCAGGTGGATGTGAATACCATTATAGCACCATGGTGCTATGTAACTAAGAAGATGACGGACGAGGTGGATCAATTATATAGGGaacgttttaattttttctatctaTGGGTTGGATACGAACTCCTTGAGCGTTCAACAAAGAGTGTTTCATTTGGACCCCTTATGAGACAAATTTATCAGAAACTGAAGACAATGGGTGATGGTCAGGAATGTGATCAATTGTGCGACGGCTTATACCTGAATAAGGAGGAGGGGGGTGAGAAGAACACTTTCGAACACATAAAAACATTAGCTGAATATTTCGCGGATTATGCCACTTTGAATAGCTACTTAGGTAATAATGGTAATAAGAAGTGTGATGCAACATATTACGGACACTTAAAGCAAATTGAAGAAGCATGTAAAACTATAAAGGAAGGTTGCAGGAAGGAAAACGGGGCACATAAGAGTGAAGAATATTGTAAGTGGTTTAATGAACATCAACATAAGAGTTACTGTGACAATGGGGCACTATCAAAATTGAAATGCACAAAAGTCAAGCCACCAAATCCAAATCCAAACCAAGCAGGAAGTAGTGGTTCCCTTTCCGATGGCGTAGGAGAACAGCATAGTGGTGTTTCTGGTGGTTCGGATGGAGGTGGTAGTCatcgaaaagaaggagaagaaactgATAACAGCGTCCTTGGTGCTGTTGGTGGTGGATTAGTTTCTGTAGCATTACCAACCATCggtttctttttatacaaagtaattaaaatatacatatatatacatatacatatatatatacatatatacatatgtatacatgtatgtgtatatatgtatatacatatgtatgtatatgtatatgtgtatatatatgttttttccttttttttttttttttttttcagtatactgatgtatttgatggaataaaaaaatccctcTTTGGTGGCAGTAATAAtacaggaggaaggaataggggaagaggaagaagatctaCCGTTCGACACACTGATCATTTTAATGGTTTTGATTCTTCTACAATGGGAGATGATTCTTCCACCctaggtggtggtggtggtggatcatccaccttaggtggtagctccaccgatatttctaccatctataatgatgatgaacCACCTCGTCGACCATCATCACCACCATCTAGGAAACCATACCATACACGACAGAATCGAAATATACGTTATCAAAACATGTAGCACGTATTTTGGAATATATAcattacatatgcatacatatgtacatatatatgtatacatatatagatatatatctgcatatatacctatatatgtgcaagtatatgtatatgtatgtatgtttaaATATTGTGCAAATGAAGTGCACACATATTTGTATTGTGACgtcaaatatatatatattagtaACGGAAACATATTGTACAATGTTCCATCACATTATATGTTCTAACACATActatgtattaatatattgtATGTACGAACACATACTGTACGTACTAATACATTGTATGTTGGAACACATTACATCTTGCACTTGTATGGCGCTGGGGGCATGAGGTAAAAGACGGAAGGGAAATACCACGACAGCATGTATGAGTAACGCCGCACGCCAGCCGCGTGCAGAGCATCCGCGCAGCGTCCTCGCTCACgctgaaaaataaaatgtacgaacacatttaaatgtgaaccaattaaatgttaaccagttaaatgtgaacacagttaaatgtgaacaccgtttTAAATGAGAACTATGtgaaatgtattgcacagttttagatgaaaaactacattaaatgtgcaaacacaagtaaatgtgaacaccgttaaatgtgaaaacaattaaatgtgaaccagttaaatgggaaccagttaaatgtaaaccagttaaaatgaaaactgcattaaatgtgcaaacacagctttaaatggaaactagttaaatgtgaacccgttaaaatgataactccgtaaaaaagtgtatgaacacagttttaaatggaaaccatttaaatgtcaaccatttaaatgtcaaccagttaaatgggaaccagttaaatgggaaccagttaagtgggaaccagttaaatgtgaacacagttaaaagtgaacacagttaaatgtgaacacagttaaatgtgtacacagttaaatgtgaacacagttaaatgtgaaccagttaaatgtgaactaattaaatgtgaaccag comes from the Plasmodium knowlesi strain H genome assembly, chromosome: 3 genome and includes:
- a CDS encoding KIR protein, whose amino-acid sequence is MAPTSDSTDILPSQNIYDEFNKDGRTCNGGSGVQGCSGWEREEDVRSTLGNNIYLKAAKLANKVMRNWCYVHNDMKADPTLTKEQRCNFFYFWLGDKIKNENFTGGITLMNAMVNIYTQLHRFKCKEDCPKVYYDISSVNIFNWAKDLWDFEYNKEKLRGKEKDQECSTYKQGQNYQELLTKAKKAYSDLCSNCGSVGGQYCGKFRVKYGDSSNNNKCKKDWPPTGLEPLTCHSEIEKVEQEEEVPEGVPDLTGERDLGKLPSQVLYKKFENKEGLDKCNGGTVQNLKPQLDQELGGYEIGQVDVNTIIAPWCYVTKKMTDEVDQLYRERFNFFYLWVGYELLERSTKSVSFGPLMRQIYQKLKTMGDGQECDQLCDGLYLNKEEGGEKNTFEHIKTLAEYFADYATLNSYLGNNGNKKCDATYYGHLKQIEEACKTIKEGCRKENGAHKSEEYCKWFNEHQHKSYCDNGALSKLKCTKVKPPNPNPNQAGSSGSLSDGVGEQHSGVSGGSDGGGSHRKEGEETDNSVLGAVGGGLVSVALPTIGFFLYKYTDVFDGIKKSLFGGSNNTGGRNRGRGRRSTVRHTDHFNGFDSSTMGDDSSTLGGGGGGSSTLGGSSTDISTIYNDDEPPRRPSSPPSRKPYHTRQNRNIRYQNM